The Lepisosteus oculatus isolate fLepOcu1 unplaced genomic scaffold, fLepOcu1.hap2 HAP2_SCAFFOLD_89, whole genome shotgun sequence genome contains a region encoding:
- the LOC138236460 gene encoding zinc finger C2HC domain-containing protein 1B-like, whose translation MEKQKAFTPRKALPIRGDNLDYGSPMEDGGCAESHFPSALSHQERRQVSPCSRGLEDVPCGRRKYLKKARLPESDVSAAQAAQAHFRNNTTCLDEQTLSVENRYLSPTSLIRPTAEHFPYENSQSGNPQLVPCELCHGKFAVERLEKHSKICKKLQNSKRKVFDSFKHRAKGTELETYIHKKKVKPPIVLRKNNWRQKHEDFIRSIKQAREVQQVITQGGKVVNLPQPPANPNPDYVPCPHCGRRFAPRPAQRHIPKCQHIRSRPPPPPRR comes from the exons atggagaagcaaaaagccttcactccaaggaaagcccttcctatcagaggagacaaccttgattatggttctccaatggaagacggcggatgcgcagaatcgcactttccctctgcgctttcccatcaggagagacgtcaagtgagcccttgcagccgtgggctagaagacgtcccctgtggaaggagaaagtatctcaagaaagcaaggctccctgaaagcgacgtgtcagcggcacaggccgcgcaggcccacttcagaaataacaccacatgtctggatgaacaaactctgtcagtggaaaacagatatttgtcccctacaagtctgatccgccctaccgctgagcattttccatatgagaatagccagagtggaaaccctcagctggtgccctgtgaactgtgtcacgggaagtttgctgtagagaggctggagaaacacagcaagatctgcaagaagcttcagaattcaaagaggaaggtttttgactctttcaagcacagggccaagggaacagaactggagacatacatccataagaagaaggttaaaccgccaatcgtg ctgagaaagaacaactggaggcagaagcacgaggatttcattcggagcatcaaacaggccagggaggtgcagcaggtgatcacgcaaggagggaaagttgtgaacctgccccagccccccgcgaatccaaaccccgactacgtgccctgccctcactgcggccggcgctttgcccccaggccggcacagaggcacatccccaagtgtcagcacatcaggagccgccctcctcctcctcctcgcagatga